In Parasegetibacter sp. NRK P23, a single genomic region encodes these proteins:
- a CDS encoding RagB/SusD family nutrient uptake outer membrane protein produces MKRKNIWIPVALSLSVSMLASCKKFLDVVPDNVATIENAFKLRNEAEKYLFTLYSYQPKGGDGWYNVGLLGGDEIWLPQNDQAHWHPIFRIAQGQQNKDAPLFDEWTGSRKGNSTRFDHQKLWRGIRQCNIFIENMENPTLVPDITQSERERWIAEAKFLKAYYHFYMMRMYGPIPIMDKNLGLDDDVDGSLSKRMPVDSCVNYISNLLDESYDRLPPRITEENTQLGRITQTIAMAVKAKLWITAASPLFNGNADMASFRDKEGVALFNPTFDANKWVKARDAIKVAIETAEANGHGLYKYTVDFLGLTDTTKTQLSIRNAVTERWGRENVWPNAQMYFVNEALCMPPMERGTNTTRAQLQGIWAPPMKIAKMFYTQNGVPIEEDRTLNFSNYEQLRTATSAERNYIEPGFVTARLNFDREPRFYASLGFDGGVWYMKDATTSGNDRNTFYVKAKNGDKAGFGDFVNWNETGYFIKKLVHWESTTAGSSAPVYKQYPWPEIRMSDLLLMYAEALNEVEPGSAQAIQYVDMVRERAGLKGVVQSWSNYSSNPTKYTTQDGLREIIHRERLIELAFEGQRFWDLRRWKKAFEEQNKDITGWTIMGKTAETYYRERVIYSQRFLSPRDYFWPIGLYDTRRNPNLVENPGW; encoded by the coding sequence ATGAAACGTAAAAATATATGGATACCGGTGGCCCTTTCCCTGTCTGTGTCGATGCTGGCCTCCTGTAAAAAATTCCTGGATGTGGTGCCGGACAACGTGGCCACCATTGAGAATGCCTTCAAATTAAGAAACGAAGCTGAAAAATACCTGTTCACCCTTTATTCTTATCAGCCCAAAGGGGGAGACGGATGGTACAATGTAGGATTGCTGGGCGGTGACGAAATATGGCTGCCGCAAAACGACCAGGCGCACTGGCATCCAATCTTCCGGATCGCGCAGGGACAACAGAACAAAGATGCGCCGCTGTTTGATGAATGGACAGGCTCCAGGAAAGGCAACAGTACCCGTTTCGACCACCAGAAACTCTGGAGAGGCATCAGGCAGTGCAATATCTTCATTGAGAATATGGAGAACCCTACGCTGGTGCCCGATATTACACAGTCTGAAAGAGAACGCTGGATCGCTGAAGCCAAGTTCCTCAAGGCCTACTACCATTTTTACATGATGCGTATGTATGGTCCGATTCCCATTATGGATAAGAACCTGGGCCTGGATGATGATGTGGATGGCTCTTTGTCGAAAAGAATGCCCGTTGATTCCTGTGTGAATTACATCTCCAATCTGCTCGATGAATCATACGACAGGCTTCCCCCGCGTATTACAGAAGAAAATACACAATTGGGAAGGATCACGCAAACCATTGCCATGGCGGTGAAAGCGAAACTGTGGATCACAGCCGCCAGTCCGCTGTTCAATGGAAACGCCGATATGGCCTCGTTCCGTGATAAAGAAGGGGTAGCGCTCTTTAATCCGACCTTCGATGCCAACAAATGGGTGAAGGCGCGCGATGCCATTAAGGTAGCGATTGAAACCGCTGAGGCCAACGGTCACGGACTGTATAAATACACCGTGGATTTCCTCGGGCTTACCGATACTACAAAGACCCAACTGAGCATCAGGAACGCGGTTACAGAAAGATGGGGACGTGAAAACGTATGGCCCAACGCGCAAATGTACTTCGTGAACGAAGCGCTTTGTATGCCGCCGATGGAAAGGGGTACCAATACAACAAGGGCGCAGTTGCAGGGGATCTGGGCGCCGCCGATGAAAATCGCAAAAATGTTCTACACCCAAAATGGTGTGCCGATAGAAGAAGACCGCACCCTTAATTTCTCGAACTATGAACAATTGCGCACGGCCACTTCCGCTGAACGCAATTATATTGAACCTGGTTTCGTGACCGCGCGCCTGAATTTTGACCGTGAACCGCGCTTCTACGCTTCGCTTGGATTCGATGGTGGTGTTTGGTACATGAAAGACGCCACTACCTCAGGAAACGACAGGAACACCTTCTATGTGAAAGCGAAAAATGGCGACAAAGCAGGTTTCGGCGACTTCGTGAACTGGAATGAAACGGGCTATTTCATTAAAAAACTGGTGCATTGGGAATCCACAACCGCAGGTTCTTCCGCACCCGTTTATAAACAATACCCCTGGCCGGAAATCCGAATGTCTGATCTGCTGCTCATGTATGCCGAAGCTTTGAATGAAGTGGAACCCGGATCCGCACAGGCCATCCAGTACGTGGATATGGTGCGGGAGAGAGCCGGATTGAAAGGTGTAGTGCAATCTTGGAGCAATTATTCCAGCAACCCCACTAAATACACCACACAGGATGGTCTCCGTGAAATTATCCACAGAGAGCGCCTTATCGAACTTGCTTTCGAGGGACAAAGATTCTGGGACCTCCGCCGCTGGAAAAAAGCATTCGAAGAACAGAATAAGGACATCACCGGATGGACCATCATGGGCAAAACCGCGGAGACCTATTACAGGGAAAGGGTAATCTACAGCCAGCGTTTTCTTTCTCCAAGGGATTATTTCTGGCCGATAGGATTGTATGATACCCGCCGCAACCCTAATCTCGTTGAAAACCCAGGATGGTAA
- a CDS encoding DUF4998 domain-containing protein, which produces MKLFSAIKNKMAVAGAILCSGTLLLSCSKWDDYKQHIEGGEILYTGKLDSAKIFSGKERIQVYGLLNADPKITTLKVFWNNKNDSVVYEIKPSLIDTFRQYINIPEGIRPFTIHTYDAKGNKSVPVTVTGVSYGDAYRRKLTNRLIAGIEFEPGYSIITWEQLDPSIGPQFTEIQYTDSGMVKSVFIKPGETSIALPGMDTTTTIRYRTIYKPEPTSVDTFHVPYTERLVKIAPQLLNRKVPFITSGRSGRWGNLADWKSNDAVKSHGGYGGWDEWNGNIFNVESGWGAPAVTNGKIWQTRVLNPGTYTFAISDLRDTNLTEADNAYLVVSEGDGLPDVAQVQTAIGYTKIVNGKPLAQLKVTFTLTERKEVSIGYLTTQPAGDPGRFCNVRAFNFIEN; this is translated from the coding sequence ATGAAACTGTTTTCAGCTATAAAAAATAAAATGGCGGTGGCCGGCGCCATCCTGTGCTCCGGAACATTACTGCTCTCCTGTTCAAAATGGGACGATTATAAACAACATATTGAAGGAGGTGAAATTCTTTACACCGGAAAACTGGACTCCGCGAAAATATTTTCGGGAAAAGAACGCATACAGGTTTACGGACTTTTAAATGCCGATCCTAAAATCACAACACTGAAAGTATTTTGGAACAATAAGAATGATTCGGTGGTGTACGAAATAAAACCTTCCCTTATTGATACCTTTCGCCAATACATCAATATTCCTGAAGGTATAAGGCCTTTTACAATACACACTTATGATGCCAAAGGAAATAAGTCGGTCCCGGTAACGGTCACAGGTGTTTCCTATGGGGATGCTTACCGGCGTAAATTAACCAATCGACTGATCGCGGGTATTGAATTCGAACCCGGATATTCCATAATCACCTGGGAGCAGTTGGATCCTTCTATTGGGCCACAGTTCACGGAAATACAATACACCGATAGTGGCATGGTGAAATCAGTATTCATCAAACCCGGTGAAACTTCAATAGCGCTCCCCGGAATGGATACCACCACTACTATCCGTTACAGAACAATATACAAGCCTGAGCCTACCAGTGTGGATACTTTCCATGTCCCTTATACCGAGCGACTGGTGAAAATCGCCCCGCAACTGCTCAACCGGAAAGTACCATTCATCACCTCAGGACGAAGCGGAAGATGGGGGAATCTTGCGGACTGGAAATCGAATGACGCCGTGAAAAGTCATGGCGGATACGGCGGCTGGGACGAATGGAACGGTAATATCTTCAACGTGGAATCTGGATGGGGCGCTCCCGCAGTAACAAATGGCAAAATATGGCAAACACGGGTACTGAATCCCGGAACATATACATTCGCTATCTCCGACCTCAGGGATACGAATTTAACGGAAGCGGATAATGCCTACCTGGTGGTTTCAGAAGGCGATGGTTTGCCGGATGTGGCGCAGGTACAAACGGCGATCGGGTACACCAAGATCGTGAACGGAAAACCCCTGGCCCAATTAAAAGTGACCTTCACTTTAACCGAAAGGAAAGAAGTGAGTATCGGCTACCTTACCACGCAACCGGCAGGAGATCCAGGCAGGTTCTGTAATGTAAGGGCATTCAACTTTATTGAGAATTAA
- a CDS encoding TonB-dependent receptor: MSFRKNSRFWVMWILLFVFHSAVAQQQVTVQGTVADSVGGLPNVSIAVSGKTQKFVTDELGRFKAAVASDAILEFTFTGYQKEVVALSGKNIANGVIELAVKMIPLNADLGEVTVIGFGGTQKKSSLVSSITTVSVKDLTGPTGNLTNQLAGRVAGMISFQQSGEPGRGTDNSAFYIRGLSTFGTGKQDPLILIDGVESSPTDLARIQPDDISDFSVLKDAAAASVYGARGANGVILVNTKTGKEGVAKFFLRSETRMSSNTKNFDMADNITYMRLANEAALTRSPNAILPYSPNKINHTIDGDDPFLYPSNNWIDQLIRKNTINQNNYLSVNGGTPRAKYHVAASYGRDNGVLKVDPINDFNNNIKLSKYSLRSTVTLNLREGTELVVRLYGQFDDYSGPIGGGAAIFDYARRSNPVMFPALYPREKRPYVDHPLFGSALTQANGQLTSTLYVNPYAEMVRGYSVYKTSNVQPQLELKQDLDFLTKGLSFRTMGYLRRYSYFDVNRSYNPFYYNSVVGEDGKSYDIMVLNDGSATSVGTTGTEYLGYGEGGKVVDSRLWLEGTLTYNRLFAEKHRVGGSLIYYMSSYETGNAGTVASSLPSRNSGLSGRMTYGFDDRYLAEFNFGYNGSERFDSRNRFGFFPSGGIGYKISNEKFFDGLSHVITDLKFRATYGVVGNDQIGNVNDRFFYLSNVNLNDGGFGASFGRNDGTATYYRPGVSISRYANAGITWEKSRQLNLGMDLKLFNSLDLIVDVFKQKRSQILLPKTYVESALGLMAVPYANYGKSETQGVDLSASYQKSFSKNFHGNLRGTFTYATSKRITVDELLYDESLAHLRTAGSSISQAWGYIAERLFIDEKEVANSPTQFNDPGLMAGDIKYRDINGDGVITSDDRVAIGYPQQPEIIYGFGASMSYKKLDFSFYFQGSARSSFFINPAAIQPFFQEGGFQNGLLNVIANDHWSEENRNLYAFWPRLSTWRVNPNNQTSTWWMRNGDFLRLKSVDLGYTFGKIPAVGISGVRAYLSATNLFVLSDFKLWDVEMGGNGLGYPIQSVYSLGLEVNF; the protein is encoded by the coding sequence ATGAGTTTCAGGAAAAATAGCCGTTTTTGGGTGATGTGGATATTGCTCTTCGTGTTCCACAGCGCTGTTGCCCAGCAGCAGGTGACCGTTCAGGGAACGGTGGCCGATAGTGTTGGCGGATTGCCTAACGTAAGCATCGCCGTTTCAGGTAAAACGCAAAAGTTCGTGACCGACGAACTGGGACGTTTTAAAGCAGCAGTGGCGTCAGACGCCATTCTGGAGTTTACATTTACAGGTTACCAGAAAGAAGTGGTGGCCCTTTCGGGAAAGAACATTGCCAACGGGGTGATTGAACTGGCCGTTAAGATGATCCCGCTGAACGCTGACCTTGGGGAAGTAACCGTAATCGGTTTCGGTGGCACGCAGAAGAAGTCGAGCCTGGTAAGTTCCATTACTACTGTAAGCGTGAAGGACCTCACCGGTCCAACCGGGAACCTTACCAACCAGCTTGCGGGCCGCGTGGCGGGGATGATCTCTTTCCAGCAAAGCGGTGAGCCGGGGCGTGGAACGGATAACTCCGCGTTTTACATCAGGGGATTGTCTACGTTCGGAACTGGTAAACAGGATCCGCTCATCCTGATTGATGGGGTGGAGTCTTCTCCAACCGACCTTGCGCGGATTCAACCCGATGATATTTCTGATTTTTCCGTATTGAAAGATGCCGCCGCCGCTTCAGTGTATGGCGCACGCGGCGCGAATGGGGTGATACTCGTGAATACAAAAACCGGTAAGGAAGGCGTGGCCAAATTCTTCCTAAGAAGTGAAACCAGGATGTCTTCCAATACGAAGAATTTCGATATGGCGGATAATATTACTTATATGCGACTGGCCAATGAGGCCGCGCTTACCCGTTCCCCGAACGCTATCCTGCCGTATTCTCCCAATAAGATCAACCACACCATCGATGGAGATGATCCTTTTCTTTACCCCAGCAACAACTGGATCGATCAGCTCATCAGGAAAAATACCATCAACCAGAACAACTACCTGAGTGTGAACGGTGGAACGCCCCGTGCTAAATACCATGTGGCCGCCTCTTATGGTCGCGACAACGGGGTGCTGAAAGTGGACCCCATCAATGATTTCAACAACAACATCAAACTTTCAAAATATTCACTCCGTTCCACTGTTACTCTGAACCTTCGGGAGGGTACTGAACTGGTGGTGCGTTTATATGGCCAGTTTGATGATTATAGCGGACCCATAGGCGGAGGTGCTGCTATTTTCGACTATGCGCGCCGCTCCAATCCGGTGATGTTTCCCGCCCTTTACCCAAGGGAGAAAAGGCCGTATGTGGATCATCCGCTTTTCGGCTCCGCGCTCACCCAGGCCAACGGACAACTTACCTCCACCCTCTATGTTAACCCATACGCCGAAATGGTGCGGGGCTATAGCGTGTATAAGACCTCAAATGTGCAACCTCAGTTAGAACTGAAGCAGGACCTCGACTTCCTTACCAAAGGACTGAGTTTCCGTACCATGGGCTACCTCAGAAGGTATTCCTATTTTGATGTGAACAGGTCTTACAATCCTTTTTACTATAATAGTGTGGTGGGAGAAGATGGTAAATCCTATGATATCATGGTATTGAACGATGGTTCAGCCACCTCTGTGGGAACAACCGGTACCGAATACCTGGGATATGGTGAAGGGGGAAAAGTAGTGGATTCCAGGCTTTGGCTGGAAGGAACCCTTACTTACAACAGGCTTTTCGCTGAGAAGCACCGCGTTGGTGGGTCATTGATTTATTACATGTCAAGTTATGAAACCGGTAACGCCGGAACCGTAGCTTCTTCCTTACCCAGCAGGAACAGCGGTTTGTCCGGAAGGATGACATACGGTTTCGATGACCGTTACCTCGCCGAGTTCAACTTCGGGTACAACGGGTCCGAAAGGTTTGATTCCCGCAACCGCTTCGGTTTCTTCCCTTCAGGCGGTATCGGCTATAAAATTTCTAATGAGAAATTCTTTGATGGCCTTTCGCACGTGATCACTGACCTGAAGTTCAGGGCCACCTACGGCGTGGTGGGTAACGACCAGATCGGCAACGTGAACGACCGCTTCTTCTACCTGTCTAATGTAAACCTCAACGATGGCGGCTTCGGCGCTTCCTTTGGCAGGAACGATGGTACCGCTACTTATTACCGCCCCGGTGTATCCATTTCCCGCTACGCGAATGCCGGTATCACCTGGGAAAAATCAAGACAACTGAACCTGGGGATGGACCTGAAATTGTTCAACTCCCTGGACCTGATCGTGGATGTGTTCAAACAGAAACGTTCCCAGATATTATTGCCCAAGACATATGTGGAGTCCGCACTGGGCCTGATGGCCGTGCCATATGCCAACTATGGTAAGTCTGAAACGCAGGGTGTTGACCTTTCCGCCAGCTACCAGAAATCCTTCAGCAAAAACTTTCATGGAAACCTTCGGGGAACTTTCACTTACGCCACCAGCAAGCGTATAACGGTGGATGAGTTGTTGTACGATGAGAGCCTTGCGCACCTGCGCACCGCCGGCTCGTCCATTTCGCAGGCATGGGGCTATATCGCCGAGCGTTTGTTCATCGATGAAAAAGAAGTGGCGAACTCTCCCACGCAGTTCAATGATCCAGGGCTGATGGCGGGAGACATCAAATACCGCGACATCAACGGAGATGGCGTGATCACCTCCGATGACCGTGTAGCCATCGGTTATCCGCAACAACCGGAAATTATCTATGGTTTCGGTGCGTCCATGAGTTACAAGAAACTTGATTTCAGCTTCTACTTCCAGGGATCGGCCCGCTCTTCCTTCTTCATCAACCCCGCGGCCATCCAGCCCTTCTTCCAGGAAGGTGGCTTCCAGAATGGCTTGCTGAACGTGATCGCCAACGACCACTGGAGCGAAGAGAACAGGAACCTCTATGCTTTCTGGCCCCGCCTCAGTACCTGGAGGGTAAACCCCAACAACCAGACCTCCACCTGGTGGATGCGCAATGGTGATTTCCTCCGGTTGAAGAGTGTGGACCTGGGTTACACTTTCGGAAAAATACCCGCCGTGGGTATATCAGGTGTAAGGGCATACCTGTCCGCCACCAACCTCTTTGTGCTGAGCGATTTTAAATTGTGGGACGTTGAAATGGGCGGTAACGGTTTGGGATACCCGATCCAATCGGTGTACAGTCTTGGATTGGAAGTGAATTTTTAA
- a CDS encoding DUF4959 domain-containing protein: MKLTIKTIMIMLLLGTVVSCRKSEGHNPINDDPVPPAVVTGVSVVNLPGKAKITYQVPNDERLLYVKAEYVPTSGVPAEAKASYYLDSLIVEGFADTKEYEVKLYSVSRSGVESEPVVVKVQPQEAPIWKVFKSMKVLNAFGGFNITAENPSKDNIGLIVLSKNKFLEYEANNNWSVFTNVDSILQKIRGLDTTLVTLGFLVRDRWGNTTDTLFQDIKPIFEVQLDPSKFRGLALPGDAPQVTNGARLEYAWDNRLGWPYTSFTHQVNGGPQPHMITFDMGVLSKLSRVYIRPYPEGSRWYFLTTMKRFEIYGSENPSSNGALDASWTLLGYYEVVKPSGLPYGTDNNLDQTTASAGFNWEIRLDAPRVRYLRIRCLENFAGGTAQSINELKVYGDPR, encoded by the coding sequence ATGAAACTGACAATAAAAACAATCATGATAATGCTGCTGCTGGGAACTGTTGTTTCCTGCAGGAAAAGCGAAGGGCATAACCCTATAAACGATGATCCGGTACCGCCTGCGGTGGTTACGGGTGTCTCGGTCGTGAACCTGCCCGGCAAGGCGAAAATTACGTACCAGGTTCCGAATGATGAAAGGTTGCTTTATGTAAAGGCGGAATACGTGCCCACTTCGGGTGTGCCGGCGGAAGCTAAGGCATCTTATTACCTGGATTCCCTGATTGTGGAAGGATTTGCCGATACAAAGGAGTATGAGGTGAAATTGTATTCCGTATCCAGAAGTGGCGTAGAATCTGAACCGGTGGTGGTAAAAGTGCAGCCGCAAGAGGCCCCGATATGGAAAGTGTTTAAGAGCATGAAAGTATTGAATGCTTTCGGCGGCTTCAATATAACGGCTGAAAATCCTTCAAAGGATAACATCGGGCTGATCGTGCTTTCTAAAAATAAATTCCTGGAATACGAAGCCAACAATAACTGGAGCGTTTTCACCAATGTGGACAGCATTCTTCAGAAAATCAGAGGACTGGATACCACCCTGGTAACACTCGGCTTCCTGGTACGCGATCGTTGGGGCAATACAACGGATACGCTCTTCCAGGATATAAAACCCATTTTTGAAGTGCAACTCGACCCTTCTAAATTCAGAGGGCTGGCACTTCCGGGCGACGCGCCGCAGGTTACCAACGGCGCCCGGTTGGAGTACGCCTGGGACAACAGGCTGGGCTGGCCCTACACCAGCTTCACCCACCAGGTGAATGGAGGACCGCAACCACACATGATTACTTTCGATATGGGCGTGCTTTCTAAGTTGAGCCGCGTTTACATAAGACCATATCCGGAAGGAAGCAGGTGGTATTTCCTCACCACGATGAAACGCTTTGAAATCTACGGATCAGAGAATCCTTCTTCCAACGGCGCGCTGGATGCAAGCTGGACACTGCTTGGTTACTATGAAGTGGTTAAACCTTCTGGATTACCTTATGGTACCGACAATAACCTTGATCAGACAACAGCCAGCGCCGGGTTTAACTGGGAGATAAGACTTGATGCGCCTAGGGTAAGATACCTCCGTATCCGCTGCCTGGAGAATTTCGCGGGAGGAACGGCGCAAAGTATCAATGAACTGAAAGTATATGGTGACCCGCGTTAA
- a CDS encoding beta-galactosidase encodes MLKKIMVLLLVVMVTTAASAQQPKHSFEIGKKDFILDGKPFHIISGEMHYARIPRPYWRDRLKKARAMGLNTICTYMFWNAHEPTPGKFDFKDNLDIAAFCKIAQEEGLWVIIRPGPYTCAEWDLGGLPAWLLKNKGITLRSSDPKYMPATLAFLKRAVQSFKPNLISKGGNVLMVQVENEYGVYAGDKVYVNAIKQTLLDAGVDVPLFHCDWAGKNYYDNAHVEGVMPSINFGGGAQKNFAIFEKYAPDVPKFNSEFWTGWFDYWGGKHEVHSVEEKLADFKWMVDNGVSVNLYMFHGGTSNGFFPGANGSNTYFTPYTTSYDYDAPLSEDGEPNEKFYAFQKVIKDKYPSLQLPALPAPLKKITIPEFTFKPVASLRENLPKPIISEKPQPMEMLDQNSGYILYAHETAGPLQGNLLIKRVMDRATVYVDGKKIGVLDRRLNQSTLALDIKENTKHRIEILVEHQARVNFGNAIDSERKGITEGVWFNGKELTGWQHYKLPLNNVAAFKPSAHRNGYPHLYRAKITLSETGDTYFDTRKLGKGLLWVNGKHIGRYWFIGPQQTLFIPGCWLKKGENEIMILESESIAEPKITGITKQIWDTKVDSSLLHGKNGMLPVLPDADKKYAGTLEDKDGWQEVSFNNTFSGRYICLEANASYGNVNYTTIAELRFLDAQGKEIPREEYNIVFADSEELSQENGLANLLADNQPTTYWHTAWSKNEKQLPHQVIIDLGTSRKVKGMKYLPRTGVSKGRVKAFNLYVSEGGFEFK; translated from the coding sequence ATGTTGAAAAAGATCATGGTTCTTTTGCTGGTTGTAATGGTCACAACCGCAGCTTCGGCCCAACAGCCGAAACACAGTTTTGAGATCGGCAAAAAAGATTTCATCCTCGATGGAAAGCCCTTCCACATTATCAGTGGTGAAATGCACTATGCGAGGATACCCCGGCCTTACTGGCGGGATAGGCTGAAAAAAGCCCGTGCCATGGGACTCAATACCATCTGCACGTATATGTTCTGGAACGCGCACGAACCCACACCCGGAAAATTCGATTTCAAAGACAACCTGGACATCGCGGCTTTCTGTAAAATCGCGCAGGAAGAAGGACTATGGGTGATCATTCGTCCCGGTCCATATACCTGTGCCGAATGGGACCTCGGCGGTTTGCCCGCCTGGCTGCTCAAAAACAAAGGTATCACACTCCGCAGTTCCGATCCGAAGTATATGCCCGCCACACTGGCTTTCCTGAAAAGGGCCGTGCAGTCCTTCAAACCTAACCTCATCTCCAAAGGCGGGAACGTCCTGATGGTACAGGTGGAAAACGAATATGGTGTTTATGCCGGAGACAAAGTATATGTAAACGCGATTAAGCAAACTTTGCTGGATGCAGGCGTAGATGTACCCCTTTTCCATTGCGACTGGGCCGGAAAGAATTATTACGACAACGCGCACGTTGAAGGTGTAATGCCATCTATTAATTTCGGTGGCGGCGCACAGAAGAACTTCGCCATCTTCGAAAAATACGCGCCAGACGTTCCTAAATTCAACTCCGAATTCTGGACCGGATGGTTCGACTACTGGGGCGGAAAACACGAAGTGCATTCCGTGGAAGAAAAACTCGCCGACTTCAAATGGATGGTAGACAACGGGGTGTCCGTGAACCTCTACATGTTCCACGGCGGCACCAGCAACGGTTTCTTCCCCGGAGCAAATGGCAGCAATACTTATTTTACGCCTTATACCACCAGCTACGATTACGACGCGCCGCTGAGTGAAGATGGTGAACCCAACGAAAAGTTTTACGCTTTCCAGAAAGTCATCAAAGATAAATATCCTTCGCTGCAACTTCCCGCGCTTCCGGCACCCCTCAAAAAGATTACGATTCCTGAATTTACTTTCAAACCTGTGGCCTCCCTTCGGGAAAACTTACCGAAACCCATCATCTCCGAGAAGCCGCAGCCCATGGAAATGCTGGACCAGAACTCCGGTTATATTTTGTATGCACACGAAACCGCCGGTCCCTTGCAAGGCAACCTGCTCATTAAAAGAGTGATGGATCGCGCTACAGTGTATGTGGATGGAAAAAAAATCGGAGTGCTTGATAGAAGATTGAACCAATCCACCTTAGCATTGGATATTAAAGAGAACACAAAGCACCGCATTGAAATCTTAGTGGAACACCAGGCGCGTGTGAACTTCGGCAACGCCATCGACTCAGAAAGAAAGGGCATCACCGAAGGGGTATGGTTCAATGGAAAAGAACTGACCGGCTGGCAACATTATAAACTCCCGCTCAACAATGTAGCGGCTTTCAAACCTTCTGCGCACAGGAATGGGTACCCGCACCTCTATCGTGCGAAGATTACACTCAGTGAAACAGGCGATACTTATTTTGATACCCGGAAACTGGGCAAGGGTTTATTATGGGTGAATGGAAAACATATAGGCCGCTACTGGTTCATAGGTCCGCAACAAACCCTGTTTATTCCCGGGTGCTGGTTGAAAAAAGGGGAAAACGAAATCATGATCCTGGAAAGTGAATCCATCGCGGAGCCAAAAATAACAGGCATCACCAAACAAATCTGGGACACAAAAGTGGATTCTTCTCTTCTCCACGGAAAAAACGGAATGCTCCCCGTATTGCCTGACGCCGACAAAAAATATGCCGGCACACTCGAAGACAAAGACGGCTGGCAGGAAGTTTCGTTCAACAACACCTTCTCCGGCCGTTACATTTGCCTCGAAGCGAATGCGTCCTACGGTAACGTGAATTATACCACCATCGCCGAACTCCGTTTCCTTGATGCGCAGGGAAAAGAAATTCCCCGAGAAGAATACAATATCGTTTTCGCGGACAGCGAAGAACTTTCACAGGAAAACGGTCTGGCCAATCTCCTGGCCGATAACCAACCCACCACTTACTGGCATACCGCCTGGAGCAAAAACGAAAAGCAGTTGCCCCACCAGGTAATCATTGACCTTGGTACATCAAGAAAAGTAAAAGGAATGAAGTATTTGCCACGGACAGGTGTTTCAAAAGGAAGGGTGAAAGCGTTTAATTTGTATGTTTCAGAGGGAGGTTTTGAGTTTAAGTAG